The Halioglobus maricola genome segment CCTCATTCGTGAATCGCTTGATTGATTTTGGTGCGCGCGTAGTCCTGAACCCATTAAACAATTATCGAAATCGAAATCGACACGATCGCCGTCTCGAAATAGGGCCTGGGTTTGAGCGAATTCCTGGATATGAGACAGTCAATATTCGGTGGAATCAGCAGGTGGATTACGTGGCCGATGCCTCCAAGCGTTTGCCTTTTGCTACAGGTACTTTCGAGAAATTGTATGCAAGCCATGTTTTCGAGCATATAGCCTGGTATCGACTGGCTCCAGTACTCTCGGATTGGGTGCGAGTCTTGAAGGATGGCGGCGAGATAGATATCTGGGTGCCCGACGGACTGAAGATCGCTAGAAATTTTGTGTTGGCTGAAGATGACGAGGCCAACGAAATATCATTAGATGGCTGGTATCGCTTCAATGATTCGCAAGATCCCTGCCTGTGGATGAATGGCAGAACATTTTCCTACGGTGATGGGCGAGGCACTGCTGGAGACCCGAATTGGCATCTAACCCTGTTTTCACCGCGTTACGTTCGAAAAATTATGCGAGAGGCTGGCCTTGTCGATATTAC includes the following:
- a CDS encoding class I SAM-dependent methyltransferase, translating into MIKSIVRKLEAGGPGMLGRMVVAILNTLSSFVNRLIDFGARVVLNPLNNYRNRNRHDRRLEIGPGFERIPGYETVNIRWNQQVDYVADASKRLPFATGTFEKLYASHVFEHIAWYRLAPVLSDWVRVLKDGGEIDIWVPDGLKIARNFVLAEDDEANEISLDGWYRFNDSQDPCLWMNGRTFSYGDGRGTAGDPNWHLTLFSPRYVRKIMREAGLVDITRLRPEEVRGYDHGWINMGYRGTKPLAGHIAQENG